Proteins co-encoded in one Amia ocellicauda isolate fAmiCal2 chromosome 11, fAmiCal2.hap1, whole genome shotgun sequence genomic window:
- the pum1 gene encoding pumilio homolog 1 isoform X1, which produces MSVACVLKRKAVLWQDSFSPHLKQHPLETSQPSMPVVLTTGSGAPPAGQTPQPAPPSQPLPAGAHSGQVPGSAGGTGRSQDDAMVDYFFQRQHGEQPGGGGYNNGKHRWPTGDNIHSDNQVRSMDELNHDFQALALEGRAMGEQLLPGKKFWESDDSSKDGPKGIFLDQWRDSAWGASDHSVSQPIMVQRRPGQGFHGSSEVGSVLSPRSESGGLGVSMVEYVLSSSPGEKLDSCLRKAAFGPGDPEVDDNEKREKKPKATFDTDKLGDLKEVEGDVMDKPNGLPVQNGIDVDVKDFSRTPGNCPPPGAEVDLLGPSQNGSEALAQLSNSNGAKPVEDFPSVESQNVPLDHMESVGMEPLQFDYSGNQVPMDSTAATVGLFDYNSQQQLFQRPNALAVQQLTAAQQQQYALAAAQQPHIGVFSAGLAPAAFVPNPYIISAAPPGTDPYAAGLAAAATLGPAVVPHQYYGVTPWGVYPANLFQQQAAAAAAASNSANQQAANQNQQGQQQPGRTLIGPVHVLRAGGSQRPLTPNQSQQGQQTDQLVAAAAVNSALAFGQGLAAGVPGYPVLAPAAYYDQTGALVVNAGARSGPVRLVAPAPVIISPTAAQAAVAAAAASANGANGGLAGGASGPFRALGNQQPQPQQQPGNNLASSSFYGNNSLNTSSQSSSLFSQGSGQPGSNSLGFGGSSSLGATLGSTLGGFGTAVANSNTGSGSRRDSLTGSSDLYKRTPSSLTPIGHGFYNGLSFSSSPGPVGMPLPNQGPSHSLTPPPSLSTHGSSSSLNLGGLTNGSGRYISAAPGAEAKYRSASSGSSLFSPSSQLFPSSRLRYGMSDVMPSGRSRLLEDFRNNRYPNLQLREIAGHIMEFSQDQHGSRFIQLKLERATPAERQLVFSEILQAAYQLMVDVFGNYVIQKFFEFGSLDQKLALAERIRGHVLSLALQMYGCRVIQKALEFIPSDQQVISEMVRELDGHVLKCVKDQNGNHVVQKCIECVQPHSLQFIIDAFKGQVFALSTHPYGCRVIQRILEHCLPEQTLPILEELHQHTEQLVQDQYGNYVIQHVLEHGRAEDKSKIVAEIRGNVLGLSQHKFASNVVEKCVTHASRAERAMLIDEVCSMNDGPHSALYTMMKDQYANYVVQKMIDVAEPTQRKIVMHKIRPHIATLRKYTYGKHILAKLEKYYMKNGVDLSPICGPPNGIM; this is translated from the exons ATGAGCGTTGCGTGTGTGTTGAAGAGAAAAGCAGTGCTCTGGCAGGACTCCTTCAGCCCCCACCTTAAACAGCACCCACTCGAGACAAGCCAGCCCAGCATGCCTGTGGTGTTGACTACGGGATCGGGAGCTCCCCCAGCAGGGCAAACCCCCCAGCCTGCTCCTCCCAGCCAGCCCCTCCCTGCAGGAGCACACTCGGGGCAGGTGCCTGGATCGGCAGGGGGGACGGGGCGCTCCCAGGATGACGCTATGGTGGACTACTTCTTCCAGAGGCAGCATGGGGAGCAGCCCGGCGGAGGGGGGTACAACAACGGCAAACACCGCTGGCCCACTGGCGATAATATTCACTCCGACAATCAG GTGCGGTCAATGGATGAACTGAACCATGATTTCCAGGCCCTGGCATTGGAGGGAAGAGCTATGGGAGAG CAGCTCCTGCCTGGGAAGAAGTTCTGGGAGTCGGATGATTCAAGTAAAGATGGACCAAAAGGGATATTTCTTGACCAGTGGAGGGACAGTGCATGGGGGGCCTCAG ATCATTCAGTCTCCCAGCCAATCATGGTGCAGCGGCGGCCTGGCCAGGGTTTCCACGGCAGCAGCGAGGTGGGCTCAGTGCTGTCGCCGCGGTCGGAGAGCGGGGGTCTTGGGGTCAGCATGGTGGAGTACGTCCTGAGCTCGTCTCCAGGAGAGAAGCTGGACTCCTGCCTCAGGAAGGCAGCTTTT GGCCCTGGAGACCCAGAAGTGGATGAcaatgaaaagagagagaaaaagcccAAGGCTACTTTTGACACTGACAAGCTAGGTGACTTAAAGGAAGTGGAAGGTGATGTGATGGACAAGCCCAACGGCCTGCCAGTGCAGAATGGGATTGATGTGGACGTCAAGGATTTTAG CCGCACACCCGGGAACTGCCCCCCCCCTGGGGCCGAGGTGGACCTCCTGGGCCCGAGCCAGAACGGCTCTGAAGCTCTGGCCCAGCTCTCGAACAGCAACGGGGCGAAGCCGGTGGAGGACTTCCCGAGTGTGGAGTCTCAGAACGTGCCGCTGGACCACATGGAGTCGGTGGGCATGGAGCCTCTGCAGTTTGACTACTCCGGCAACCAGGTGCCCATGGACTCCACTGCGGCCACTGTGGGACTCTTTGACTACAACTCCCAGCAGCAG CTGTTTCAGAGGCCCAACGCCCTGGCTGTCCAGCAGCTGACGGCcgcccagcagcagcagtatgCTTTAGCCGCTGCGCAGCAGCCCCACATAG GTGTGTTTTCAGCAGGTCTTGCTCCCGCTGCCTTTGTCCCAAATCCATACATCATCAGCGCGGCTCCTCCGGGAACAGACCCCTATGCAGCCGGACTTGCCGCTGCAGCCACTCTGG GCCCTGCAGTGGTTCCCCATCAATACTATGGAGTTACCCCCTGGGGAGTGTATCCAGCCAACCTCTTCCAACAGCAGGCTGCAGCGGCTGCTGCAGCAAGCAACTCGGCCAATCAGCAAGCAGCAAACCAGAACCAGCAAGGCCAGCAGCAG ccAGGCAGAACACTGATAGGTCCAGTACAC gTTCTTCGTGCAGGTGGCAGCCAGCGCCCTTTGACCCCTAACCAGAGCCAGCAAGGGCAGCAAACAGACCAGCTAGTGGCTGCAGCAGCTGTCAACTCTGCCTTAGCCTTCGGACAGGGGCTGGCGGCTGGAGTGCCAG GCTATCCGGTTCTGGCTCCAGCTGCTTATTATGACCAAACAGGAGCCCTGGTAGTGAATGCGGGTGCCAGGAGTGGGCCAGTGCGGCTTGTGGCCCCTGCTCCTGTGATCATCAGCCCCACAGCTGCACAAGCAG CTGTagcggcagcagcagcctcTGCCAACGGAGCGAATGGCGGGCTAGCGGGCGGGGCCAGCGGTCCTTTCCGTGCCCTGGGAAACCAGCAGCCCCAGCCGCAGCAACAGCCCGGGAACAACCTGGCGTCCAGCTCCTTCTATGGGAACAACTCGCTCAACACTAGCTCCCAGAGCagctccctcttctcccaggGCTCCGGCCAGCCGGGCAGCAATTCACTGGGCTTCGGAGGGAGCAGCTCCCTGGGGGCGACCCTTGGCTCGACACTGGGGGGCTTTGGCACTGCAG TGGCGAACTCGAACACCGGCAGTGGCTCGCGCCGGGACTCTCTGACTGGCAGCTCGGACCTGTACAAGAGAACCCCCAGCAGCTTGACTCCCATTGGACACGGCTTTTACAATGGCCTTAGCTTCTCCTCCTCCCCGGGGCCGGTGGGAATGCCTCTGCCTAACCAGGGACCCAGCCACTCACTCACCCCGCCCCCCTCGCTGTCCACACACGGCTCCTCATCCAGCCTCAACTTGG GTGGCCTGACTAATGGCAGTGGGCGCTACATCTCTGCAGCCCCTGGTGCGGAGGCCAAGTACCGCAGCGCCAGCAGCGGCTCCAGCCTGttcagccccagcagccagctgTTCCCCTCCTCGCGGCTGCGCTACGGCATGTCCGACGTCATGCCCTCCGGACGCAGCCGGCTGCTCGAGGACTTCCGCAACAACCGCTACCCCAACCTGCAGCTGCGCGAGATCGCCGGGCACATCATGGAGTTCTCTCAGGACCAGCACGGATCAAG ATTCATTCAGCTGAAGCTGGAGCGAGCCACCCCAGCAGAGAGGCAGCTGGTCTTCAGTGAGATCCTTCAGGCTGCCTACCAGCTCATGGTGGACGTATTCGGGAATTACGTCATCCAGAAATTTTTTGAA TTTGGGAGCCTGGATCAGAAGCTGGCCCTGGCCGAGCGCATTCGAGGACATGTCCTGTCTCTGGCACTGCAGATGTACGGCTGCCGAGTGATTCAGAAAGCCCTGGAGTTCATTCCCTCAGATCAGCAGGTTATT AGCGAGATGGTACGAGAGCTGGATGGCCACGTCTTGAAGTGTGTGAAAGACCAAAATGGGAACCATGTAGTCCAGAAATGTATCGAGTGTGTACAGCCCCACTCCTTGCAGTTCATCATCGATGCTTTTAAGGGCCAG GTGTTCGCCCTTTCCACTCATCCGTATGGCTGCCGTGTGATCCAGCGCATCCTGGAGCACTGCCTGCCTGAGCAGACCCTgcccatcctggaggagctgcacCAGCACACGGAGCAGCTTGTGCAG GACCAGTATGGAAACTACGTGATCCAGCACGTTCTGGAGCACGGCCGTGCCGAGGACAAGAGCAAGATCGTGGCTGAGATCCGGGGCAATGTTCTGGGACTGAGCCAGCACAAGTTTGCCAG CAACGTGGTGGAGAAGTGTGTGACTCACGCCTCGCGGGCAGAGCGTGCCATGCTGATCGATGAGGTGTGCAGTATGAATGACGGCCCGCACAGTGCCTTATACACCATGATGAAGGACCAGTACGCCAACTATGTGGTGCAGAAAATGATCGACGTCGCGGAGCCAACCCAGCGCAAGATTGTCATGCACAAG ATCCGACCCCACATCGCCACCTTGCGTAAATACACCTATGGCAAGCACATCCTGGCCAAGCTAGAGAAGTACTACATGAAGAACGGCGTGGACCTCAGCCCCATCTGCGGACCGCCCAACGGTATCATGTAA
- the pum1 gene encoding pumilio homolog 1 isoform X3: MSVACVLKRKAVLWQDSFSPHLKQHPLETSQPSMPVVLTTGSGAPPAGQTPQPAPPSQPLPAGAHSGQVPGSAGGTGRSQDDAMVDYFFQRQHGEQPGGGGYNNGKHRWPTGDNIHSDNQVRSMDELNHDFQALALEGRAMGEQLLPGKKFWESDDSSKDGPKGIFLDQWRDSAWGASDHSVSQPIMVQRRPGQGFHGSSEVGSVLSPRSESGGLGVSMVEYVLSSSPGEKLDSCLRKAAFGPGDPEVDDNEKREKKPKATFDTDKLGDLKEVEGDVMDKPNGLPVQNGIDVDVKDFSRTPGNCPPPGAEVDLLGPSQNGSEALAQLSNSNGAKPVEDFPSVESQNVPLDHMESVGMEPLQFDYSGNQVPMDSTAATVGLFDYNSQQQLFQRPNALAVQQLTAAQQQQYALAAAQQPHIGLAPAAFVPNPYIISAAPPGTDPYAAGLAAAATLGPAVVPHQYYGVTPWGVYPANLFQQQAAAAAAASNSANQQAANQNQQGQQQPGRTLIGPVHVLRAGGSQRPLTPNQSQQGQQTDQLVAAAAVNSALAFGQGLAAGVPGYPVLAPAAYYDQTGALVVNAGARSGPVRLVAPAPVIISPTAAQAAVAAAAASANGANGGLAGGASGPFRALGNQQPQPQQQPGNNLASSSFYGNNSLNTSSQSSSLFSQGSGQPGSNSLGFGGSSSLGATLGSTLGGFGTAVANSNTGSGSRRDSLTGSSDLYKRTPSSLTPIGHGFYNGLSFSSSPGPVGMPLPNQGPSHSLTPPPSLSTHGSSSSLNLGGLTNGSGRYISAAPGAEAKYRSASSGSSLFSPSSQLFPSSRLRYGMSDVMPSGRSRLLEDFRNNRYPNLQLREIAGHIMEFSQDQHGSRFIQLKLERATPAERQLVFSEILQAAYQLMVDVFGNYVIQKFFEFGSLDQKLALAERIRGHVLSLALQMYGCRVIQKALEFIPSDQQVISEMVRELDGHVLKCVKDQNGNHVVQKCIECVQPHSLQFIIDAFKGQVFALSTHPYGCRVIQRILEHCLPEQTLPILEELHQHTEQLVQDQYGNYVIQHVLEHGRAEDKSKIVAEIRGNVLGLSQHKFASNVVEKCVTHASRAERAMLIDEVCSMNDGPHSALYTMMKDQYANYVVQKMIDVAEPTQRKIVMHKIRPHIATLRKYTYGKHILAKLEKYYMKNGVDLSPICGPPNGIM; this comes from the exons ATGAGCGTTGCGTGTGTGTTGAAGAGAAAAGCAGTGCTCTGGCAGGACTCCTTCAGCCCCCACCTTAAACAGCACCCACTCGAGACAAGCCAGCCCAGCATGCCTGTGGTGTTGACTACGGGATCGGGAGCTCCCCCAGCAGGGCAAACCCCCCAGCCTGCTCCTCCCAGCCAGCCCCTCCCTGCAGGAGCACACTCGGGGCAGGTGCCTGGATCGGCAGGGGGGACGGGGCGCTCCCAGGATGACGCTATGGTGGACTACTTCTTCCAGAGGCAGCATGGGGAGCAGCCCGGCGGAGGGGGGTACAACAACGGCAAACACCGCTGGCCCACTGGCGATAATATTCACTCCGACAATCAG GTGCGGTCAATGGATGAACTGAACCATGATTTCCAGGCCCTGGCATTGGAGGGAAGAGCTATGGGAGAG CAGCTCCTGCCTGGGAAGAAGTTCTGGGAGTCGGATGATTCAAGTAAAGATGGACCAAAAGGGATATTTCTTGACCAGTGGAGGGACAGTGCATGGGGGGCCTCAG ATCATTCAGTCTCCCAGCCAATCATGGTGCAGCGGCGGCCTGGCCAGGGTTTCCACGGCAGCAGCGAGGTGGGCTCAGTGCTGTCGCCGCGGTCGGAGAGCGGGGGTCTTGGGGTCAGCATGGTGGAGTACGTCCTGAGCTCGTCTCCAGGAGAGAAGCTGGACTCCTGCCTCAGGAAGGCAGCTTTT GGCCCTGGAGACCCAGAAGTGGATGAcaatgaaaagagagagaaaaagcccAAGGCTACTTTTGACACTGACAAGCTAGGTGACTTAAAGGAAGTGGAAGGTGATGTGATGGACAAGCCCAACGGCCTGCCAGTGCAGAATGGGATTGATGTGGACGTCAAGGATTTTAG CCGCACACCCGGGAACTGCCCCCCCCCTGGGGCCGAGGTGGACCTCCTGGGCCCGAGCCAGAACGGCTCTGAAGCTCTGGCCCAGCTCTCGAACAGCAACGGGGCGAAGCCGGTGGAGGACTTCCCGAGTGTGGAGTCTCAGAACGTGCCGCTGGACCACATGGAGTCGGTGGGCATGGAGCCTCTGCAGTTTGACTACTCCGGCAACCAGGTGCCCATGGACTCCACTGCGGCCACTGTGGGACTCTTTGACTACAACTCCCAGCAGCAG CTGTTTCAGAGGCCCAACGCCCTGGCTGTCCAGCAGCTGACGGCcgcccagcagcagcagtatgCTTTAGCCGCTGCGCAGCAGCCCCACATAG GTCTTGCTCCCGCTGCCTTTGTCCCAAATCCATACATCATCAGCGCGGCTCCTCCGGGAACAGACCCCTATGCAGCCGGACTTGCCGCTGCAGCCACTCTGG GCCCTGCAGTGGTTCCCCATCAATACTATGGAGTTACCCCCTGGGGAGTGTATCCAGCCAACCTCTTCCAACAGCAGGCTGCAGCGGCTGCTGCAGCAAGCAACTCGGCCAATCAGCAAGCAGCAAACCAGAACCAGCAAGGCCAGCAGCAG ccAGGCAGAACACTGATAGGTCCAGTACAC gTTCTTCGTGCAGGTGGCAGCCAGCGCCCTTTGACCCCTAACCAGAGCCAGCAAGGGCAGCAAACAGACCAGCTAGTGGCTGCAGCAGCTGTCAACTCTGCCTTAGCCTTCGGACAGGGGCTGGCGGCTGGAGTGCCAG GCTATCCGGTTCTGGCTCCAGCTGCTTATTATGACCAAACAGGAGCCCTGGTAGTGAATGCGGGTGCCAGGAGTGGGCCAGTGCGGCTTGTGGCCCCTGCTCCTGTGATCATCAGCCCCACAGCTGCACAAGCAG CTGTagcggcagcagcagcctcTGCCAACGGAGCGAATGGCGGGCTAGCGGGCGGGGCCAGCGGTCCTTTCCGTGCCCTGGGAAACCAGCAGCCCCAGCCGCAGCAACAGCCCGGGAACAACCTGGCGTCCAGCTCCTTCTATGGGAACAACTCGCTCAACACTAGCTCCCAGAGCagctccctcttctcccaggGCTCCGGCCAGCCGGGCAGCAATTCACTGGGCTTCGGAGGGAGCAGCTCCCTGGGGGCGACCCTTGGCTCGACACTGGGGGGCTTTGGCACTGCAG TGGCGAACTCGAACACCGGCAGTGGCTCGCGCCGGGACTCTCTGACTGGCAGCTCGGACCTGTACAAGAGAACCCCCAGCAGCTTGACTCCCATTGGACACGGCTTTTACAATGGCCTTAGCTTCTCCTCCTCCCCGGGGCCGGTGGGAATGCCTCTGCCTAACCAGGGACCCAGCCACTCACTCACCCCGCCCCCCTCGCTGTCCACACACGGCTCCTCATCCAGCCTCAACTTGG GTGGCCTGACTAATGGCAGTGGGCGCTACATCTCTGCAGCCCCTGGTGCGGAGGCCAAGTACCGCAGCGCCAGCAGCGGCTCCAGCCTGttcagccccagcagccagctgTTCCCCTCCTCGCGGCTGCGCTACGGCATGTCCGACGTCATGCCCTCCGGACGCAGCCGGCTGCTCGAGGACTTCCGCAACAACCGCTACCCCAACCTGCAGCTGCGCGAGATCGCCGGGCACATCATGGAGTTCTCTCAGGACCAGCACGGATCAAG ATTCATTCAGCTGAAGCTGGAGCGAGCCACCCCAGCAGAGAGGCAGCTGGTCTTCAGTGAGATCCTTCAGGCTGCCTACCAGCTCATGGTGGACGTATTCGGGAATTACGTCATCCAGAAATTTTTTGAA TTTGGGAGCCTGGATCAGAAGCTGGCCCTGGCCGAGCGCATTCGAGGACATGTCCTGTCTCTGGCACTGCAGATGTACGGCTGCCGAGTGATTCAGAAAGCCCTGGAGTTCATTCCCTCAGATCAGCAGGTTATT AGCGAGATGGTACGAGAGCTGGATGGCCACGTCTTGAAGTGTGTGAAAGACCAAAATGGGAACCATGTAGTCCAGAAATGTATCGAGTGTGTACAGCCCCACTCCTTGCAGTTCATCATCGATGCTTTTAAGGGCCAG GTGTTCGCCCTTTCCACTCATCCGTATGGCTGCCGTGTGATCCAGCGCATCCTGGAGCACTGCCTGCCTGAGCAGACCCTgcccatcctggaggagctgcacCAGCACACGGAGCAGCTTGTGCAG GACCAGTATGGAAACTACGTGATCCAGCACGTTCTGGAGCACGGCCGTGCCGAGGACAAGAGCAAGATCGTGGCTGAGATCCGGGGCAATGTTCTGGGACTGAGCCAGCACAAGTTTGCCAG CAACGTGGTGGAGAAGTGTGTGACTCACGCCTCGCGGGCAGAGCGTGCCATGCTGATCGATGAGGTGTGCAGTATGAATGACGGCCCGCACAGTGCCTTATACACCATGATGAAGGACCAGTACGCCAACTATGTGGTGCAGAAAATGATCGACGTCGCGGAGCCAACCCAGCGCAAGATTGTCATGCACAAG ATCCGACCCCACATCGCCACCTTGCGTAAATACACCTATGGCAAGCACATCCTGGCCAAGCTAGAGAAGTACTACATGAAGAACGGCGTGGACCTCAGCCCCATCTGCGGACCGCCCAACGGTATCATGTAA
- the pum1 gene encoding pumilio homolog 1 isoform X5, translating into MSVACVLKRKAVLWQDSFSPHLKQHPLETSQPSMPVVLTTGSGAPPAGQTPQPAPPSQPLPAGAHSGQVPGSAGGTGRSQDDAMVDYFFQRQHGEQPGGGGYNNGKHRWPTGDNIHSDNQVRSMDELNHDFQALALEGRAMGEQLLPGKKFWESDDSSKDGPKGIFLDQWRDSAWGASDHSVSQPIMVQRRPGQGFHGSSEVGSVLSPRSESGGLGVSMVEYVLSSSPGEKLDSCLRKAAFGPGDPEVDDNEKREKKPKATFDTDKLGDLKEVEGDVMDKPNGLPVQNGIDVDVKDFSRTPGNCPPPGAEVDLLGPSQNGSEALAQLSNSNGAKPVEDFPSVESQNVPLDHMESVGMEPLQFDYSGNQVPMDSTAATVGLFDYNSQQQLFQRPNALAVQQLTAAQQQQYALAAAQQPHIGVFSAGLAPAAFVPNPYIISAAPPGTDPYAAGLAAAATLGPAVVPHQYYGVTPWGVYPANLFQQQAAAAAAASNSANQQAANQNQQGQQQPGRTLIGPVHVLRAGGSQRPLTPNQSQQGQQTDQLVAAAAVNSALAFGQGLAAGVPGYPVLAPAAYYDQTGALVVNAGARSGPVRLVAPAPVIISPTAAQAAVAAAAASANGANGGLAGGASGPFRALGNQQPQPQQQPGNNLASSSFYGNNSLNTSSQSSSLFSQGSGQPGSNSLGFGGSSSLGATLGSTLGGFGTAVANSNTGSGSRRDSLTGSSDLYKRTPSSLTPIGHGFYNGLSFSSSPGPVGMPLPNQGPSHSLTPPPSLSTHGSSSSLNLAPGAEAKYRSASSGSSLFSPSSQLFPSSRLRYGMSDVMPSGRSRLLEDFRNNRYPNLQLREIAGHIMEFSQDQHGSRFIQLKLERATPAERQLVFSEILQAAYQLMVDVFGNYVIQKFFEFGSLDQKLALAERIRGHVLSLALQMYGCRVIQKALEFIPSDQQVISEMVRELDGHVLKCVKDQNGNHVVQKCIECVQPHSLQFIIDAFKGQVFALSTHPYGCRVIQRILEHCLPEQTLPILEELHQHTEQLVQDQYGNYVIQHVLEHGRAEDKSKIVAEIRGNVLGLSQHKFASNVVEKCVTHASRAERAMLIDEVCSMNDGPHSALYTMMKDQYANYVVQKMIDVAEPTQRKIVMHKIRPHIATLRKYTYGKHILAKLEKYYMKNGVDLSPICGPPNGIM; encoded by the exons ATGAGCGTTGCGTGTGTGTTGAAGAGAAAAGCAGTGCTCTGGCAGGACTCCTTCAGCCCCCACCTTAAACAGCACCCACTCGAGACAAGCCAGCCCAGCATGCCTGTGGTGTTGACTACGGGATCGGGAGCTCCCCCAGCAGGGCAAACCCCCCAGCCTGCTCCTCCCAGCCAGCCCCTCCCTGCAGGAGCACACTCGGGGCAGGTGCCTGGATCGGCAGGGGGGACGGGGCGCTCCCAGGATGACGCTATGGTGGACTACTTCTTCCAGAGGCAGCATGGGGAGCAGCCCGGCGGAGGGGGGTACAACAACGGCAAACACCGCTGGCCCACTGGCGATAATATTCACTCCGACAATCAG GTGCGGTCAATGGATGAACTGAACCATGATTTCCAGGCCCTGGCATTGGAGGGAAGAGCTATGGGAGAG CAGCTCCTGCCTGGGAAGAAGTTCTGGGAGTCGGATGATTCAAGTAAAGATGGACCAAAAGGGATATTTCTTGACCAGTGGAGGGACAGTGCATGGGGGGCCTCAG ATCATTCAGTCTCCCAGCCAATCATGGTGCAGCGGCGGCCTGGCCAGGGTTTCCACGGCAGCAGCGAGGTGGGCTCAGTGCTGTCGCCGCGGTCGGAGAGCGGGGGTCTTGGGGTCAGCATGGTGGAGTACGTCCTGAGCTCGTCTCCAGGAGAGAAGCTGGACTCCTGCCTCAGGAAGGCAGCTTTT GGCCCTGGAGACCCAGAAGTGGATGAcaatgaaaagagagagaaaaagcccAAGGCTACTTTTGACACTGACAAGCTAGGTGACTTAAAGGAAGTGGAAGGTGATGTGATGGACAAGCCCAACGGCCTGCCAGTGCAGAATGGGATTGATGTGGACGTCAAGGATTTTAG CCGCACACCCGGGAACTGCCCCCCCCCTGGGGCCGAGGTGGACCTCCTGGGCCCGAGCCAGAACGGCTCTGAAGCTCTGGCCCAGCTCTCGAACAGCAACGGGGCGAAGCCGGTGGAGGACTTCCCGAGTGTGGAGTCTCAGAACGTGCCGCTGGACCACATGGAGTCGGTGGGCATGGAGCCTCTGCAGTTTGACTACTCCGGCAACCAGGTGCCCATGGACTCCACTGCGGCCACTGTGGGACTCTTTGACTACAACTCCCAGCAGCAG CTGTTTCAGAGGCCCAACGCCCTGGCTGTCCAGCAGCTGACGGCcgcccagcagcagcagtatgCTTTAGCCGCTGCGCAGCAGCCCCACATAG GTGTGTTTTCAGCAGGTCTTGCTCCCGCTGCCTTTGTCCCAAATCCATACATCATCAGCGCGGCTCCTCCGGGAACAGACCCCTATGCAGCCGGACTTGCCGCTGCAGCCACTCTGG GCCCTGCAGTGGTTCCCCATCAATACTATGGAGTTACCCCCTGGGGAGTGTATCCAGCCAACCTCTTCCAACAGCAGGCTGCAGCGGCTGCTGCAGCAAGCAACTCGGCCAATCAGCAAGCAGCAAACCAGAACCAGCAAGGCCAGCAGCAG ccAGGCAGAACACTGATAGGTCCAGTACAC gTTCTTCGTGCAGGTGGCAGCCAGCGCCCTTTGACCCCTAACCAGAGCCAGCAAGGGCAGCAAACAGACCAGCTAGTGGCTGCAGCAGCTGTCAACTCTGCCTTAGCCTTCGGACAGGGGCTGGCGGCTGGAGTGCCAG GCTATCCGGTTCTGGCTCCAGCTGCTTATTATGACCAAACAGGAGCCCTGGTAGTGAATGCGGGTGCCAGGAGTGGGCCAGTGCGGCTTGTGGCCCCTGCTCCTGTGATCATCAGCCCCACAGCTGCACAAGCAG CTGTagcggcagcagcagcctcTGCCAACGGAGCGAATGGCGGGCTAGCGGGCGGGGCCAGCGGTCCTTTCCGTGCCCTGGGAAACCAGCAGCCCCAGCCGCAGCAACAGCCCGGGAACAACCTGGCGTCCAGCTCCTTCTATGGGAACAACTCGCTCAACACTAGCTCCCAGAGCagctccctcttctcccaggGCTCCGGCCAGCCGGGCAGCAATTCACTGGGCTTCGGAGGGAGCAGCTCCCTGGGGGCGACCCTTGGCTCGACACTGGGGGGCTTTGGCACTGCAG TGGCGAACTCGAACACCGGCAGTGGCTCGCGCCGGGACTCTCTGACTGGCAGCTCGGACCTGTACAAGAGAACCCCCAGCAGCTTGACTCCCATTGGACACGGCTTTTACAATGGCCTTAGCTTCTCCTCCTCCCCGGGGCCGGTGGGAATGCCTCTGCCTAACCAGGGACCCAGCCACTCACTCACCCCGCCCCCCTCGCTGTCCACACACGGCTCCTCATCCAGCCTCAACTTGG CCCCTGGTGCGGAGGCCAAGTACCGCAGCGCCAGCAGCGGCTCCAGCCTGttcagccccagcagccagctgTTCCCCTCCTCGCGGCTGCGCTACGGCATGTCCGACGTCATGCCCTCCGGACGCAGCCGGCTGCTCGAGGACTTCCGCAACAACCGCTACCCCAACCTGCAGCTGCGCGAGATCGCCGGGCACATCATGGAGTTCTCTCAGGACCAGCACGGATCAAG ATTCATTCAGCTGAAGCTGGAGCGAGCCACCCCAGCAGAGAGGCAGCTGGTCTTCAGTGAGATCCTTCAGGCTGCCTACCAGCTCATGGTGGACGTATTCGGGAATTACGTCATCCAGAAATTTTTTGAA TTTGGGAGCCTGGATCAGAAGCTGGCCCTGGCCGAGCGCATTCGAGGACATGTCCTGTCTCTGGCACTGCAGATGTACGGCTGCCGAGTGATTCAGAAAGCCCTGGAGTTCATTCCCTCAGATCAGCAGGTTATT AGCGAGATGGTACGAGAGCTGGATGGCCACGTCTTGAAGTGTGTGAAAGACCAAAATGGGAACCATGTAGTCCAGAAATGTATCGAGTGTGTACAGCCCCACTCCTTGCAGTTCATCATCGATGCTTTTAAGGGCCAG GTGTTCGCCCTTTCCACTCATCCGTATGGCTGCCGTGTGATCCAGCGCATCCTGGAGCACTGCCTGCCTGAGCAGACCCTgcccatcctggaggagctgcacCAGCACACGGAGCAGCTTGTGCAG GACCAGTATGGAAACTACGTGATCCAGCACGTTCTGGAGCACGGCCGTGCCGAGGACAAGAGCAAGATCGTGGCTGAGATCCGGGGCAATGTTCTGGGACTGAGCCAGCACAAGTTTGCCAG CAACGTGGTGGAGAAGTGTGTGACTCACGCCTCGCGGGCAGAGCGTGCCATGCTGATCGATGAGGTGTGCAGTATGAATGACGGCCCGCACAGTGCCTTATACACCATGATGAAGGACCAGTACGCCAACTATGTGGTGCAGAAAATGATCGACGTCGCGGAGCCAACCCAGCGCAAGATTGTCATGCACAAG ATCCGACCCCACATCGCCACCTTGCGTAAATACACCTATGGCAAGCACATCCTGGCCAAGCTAGAGAAGTACTACATGAAGAACGGCGTGGACCTCAGCCCCATCTGCGGACCGCCCAACGGTATCATGTAA